A genomic region of Enterococcus sp. 12C11_DIV0727 contains the following coding sequences:
- the epsC gene encoding serine O-acetyltransferase EpsC produces MSWLKRAVKAVKNNDPAARSTLEALLTYPGLHALFWHRFSHFLYRHRLFLLAKIHAQFWRFITGIEIHPGATIAPGVFIDHGMGVVIGQTAEIEEDVVLFHGVTLGGTGKDTGKRHPTVRKGAMIHAHAQILGPVTIGERAKIGASAVVLTDIPNDATAVGIPAKVVRIKGEKLEVAYDSNL; encoded by the coding sequence ATGAGTTGGTTAAAGAGAGCTGTTAAAGCAGTCAAAAACAATGATCCGGCAGCACGTTCAACATTAGAAGCTTTACTGACGTATCCAGGCTTGCACGCATTGTTTTGGCATCGTTTTTCTCATTTTTTATATAGACACCGCTTGTTTTTATTAGCGAAAATCCATGCACAATTTTGGCGATTTATAACAGGAATTGAGATTCATCCCGGCGCGACGATTGCACCAGGTGTTTTTATCGATCATGGTATGGGTGTCGTAATCGGTCAAACAGCTGAAATTGAAGAGGATGTTGTTTTATTTCACGGTGTAACATTAGGTGGGACCGGAAAAGATACAGGAAAACGTCATCCGACAGTCAGAAAAGGGGCCATGATCCATGCACATGCACAAATATTAGGTCCTGTTACAATTGGCGAACGAGCTAAAATCGGAGCTTCTGCCGTTGTTTTAACAGATATTCCTAATGATGCCACAGCGGTAGGGATTCCAGCAAAAGTTGTTAGAATCAAAGGAGAAAAATTGGAGGTAGCTTATGATTCAAATTTATAA
- a CDS encoding Mini-ribonuclease 3, which produces MRDYTQLNGLALAYVGDAIYEIYIRDYLVEQGQTKPNILHRQATHYVSAKAQAFLIQEMLGEKLLSENEELMYKRGRNAKSHTSAKNADITTYRIATGFESLMGYLHLTKQTERLEELIDWCIKKVGEKNEK; this is translated from the coding sequence ATGAGAGATTACACGCAATTAAATGGTTTAGCTTTGGCTTATGTGGGCGATGCGATCTATGAGATTTATATTCGTGATTACCTAGTAGAGCAAGGACAAACGAAACCCAATATTTTACACCGTCAGGCAACGCATTATGTTTCAGCGAAGGCACAAGCCTTTTTGATCCAAGAAATGCTGGGAGAAAAATTATTGTCAGAAAATGAAGAACTAATGTACAAACGCGGCCGTAATGCGAAAAGCCATACTTCTGCTAAAAATGCAGATATCACAACGTATCGTATTGCAACAGGTTTTGAATCATTGATGGGCTATTTACATCTGACAAAACAAACAGAGCGTTTGGAAGAATTGATCGATTGGTGTATAAAAAAAGTAGGTGAAAAAAATGAGAAATGA
- the rlmB gene encoding 23S rRNA (guanosine(2251)-2'-O)-methyltransferase RlmB: MKKMRNDKKRPFKGNKPQKSQPFKKEIVRKEREVSQEEIEDNFVFGNHATIEAIQQGRGNKLFLQEDSKSEKVEHLKLLAKENAVPVKWVPKQKLDTMTNHGVHQGIVLAITAYEYLTLDELLDRTKEKTEVPFFLILDSLEDPHNFGSILRTADATGVDGIIIPKHRAVGITPVVTKASTGAVEYIPVARVTNLAQSITTLKENNFWIFGTDMKGTDYRQWNTKGAIALIIGNEGRGMSQGLHKEVDELLTIPMTGHVQSLNAGVAAGLLMYEVYRGRNPL, encoded by the coding sequence GTGAAAAAAATGAGAAATGATAAGAAACGCCCTTTCAAAGGGAATAAGCCGCAAAAAAGTCAGCCGTTTAAAAAAGAAATAGTCAGAAAAGAGCGGGAAGTTTCGCAAGAAGAGATTGAAGATAACTTTGTCTTTGGCAATCACGCTACGATTGAAGCAATCCAGCAAGGTCGAGGAAACAAACTATTTCTTCAAGAAGATAGTAAAAGTGAAAAAGTTGAACACTTAAAATTATTGGCAAAAGAAAATGCTGTGCCTGTTAAATGGGTTCCTAAACAAAAACTAGATACAATGACGAATCATGGTGTCCATCAGGGGATTGTATTGGCGATTACAGCTTATGAGTACTTAACGCTGGATGAATTACTCGATCGTACGAAAGAAAAGACAGAGGTCCCATTTTTCTTGATTTTAGATAGTCTAGAAGATCCTCACAATTTTGGTTCGATCTTGAGAACAGCAGATGCAACAGGTGTAGATGGAATCATTATTCCGAAGCATCGTGCTGTTGGTATTACACCTGTGGTAACAAAAGCATCGACTGGTGCAGTTGAGTATATTCCTGTTGCTCGTGTAACGAATTTAGCCCAAAGTATCACAACCTTAAAAGAAAATAACTTTTGGATTTTTGGAACAGATATGAAAGGGACGGATTATCGTCAATGGAACACTAAAGGGGCGATTGCGTTGATTATCGGAAATGAAGGCCGTGGTATGAGTCAAGGGCTGCATAAAGAAGTGGATGAATTATTAACGATTCCAATGACAGGACACGTTCAAAGCTTGAATGCCGGCGTTGCGGCTGGATTATTGATGTACGAAGTCTATCGTGGACGTAATCCGCTATAA
- the cysS gene encoding cysteine--tRNA ligase: MIQIYNTLTREKEIFQPIEAGKVRMYVCGPTVYNYIHIGNARSSMAFDTIRRYLEYRGYEVNYVSNFTDVDDKIIRAAKDLGITAPEVADRFIHAFEEDTNMLNVKPATLHPRVMDHMPDILTFIQTLIDKGYAYTSQGDVYYRTRKFEGYGKLSHQSIDELEVGASQRTGVEKELKEDPLDFALWKGAKEGEISWDSPWGAGRPGWHIECSVMATKHLGDTIDIHGGGQDLEFPHHENEIAQSEAKTGQKFANYWMHNGFVTIGEDDEKMSKSLGNFVTVHELVKQVDPQVLRFFMATTQYRRPIRYSETTMKEAGVNLQKLKNAFENLSFRKADAAIQMDEDSQKLQELADLETRFTTEMDDDFNAANGITVVYELAKWLNQYSEQETVSTIVTEKALEQFSQWLSIFGIFFLSEELLDDDIDQLIEERNQARKNRDFARSDEIRDLLKDKGITLEDTAQGTRWRRSE, translated from the coding sequence ATGATTCAAATTTATAATACATTAACAAGAGAAAAAGAAATTTTTCAACCAATCGAAGCAGGGAAAGTCCGGATGTATGTTTGCGGACCCACCGTGTACAACTATATTCATATCGGTAATGCCCGCAGCTCAATGGCTTTTGATACGATTAGACGTTATTTAGAGTACCGCGGCTATGAGGTGAATTATGTTTCGAACTTTACTGACGTAGATGATAAAATCATTCGAGCAGCCAAGGATCTGGGAATCACAGCGCCAGAAGTTGCAGATAGATTTATCCATGCTTTTGAAGAAGATACCAATATGTTGAATGTTAAACCAGCAACGCTTCATCCTCGTGTGATGGATCATATGCCAGACATCTTAACATTTATTCAAACATTGATTGATAAAGGGTATGCTTATACTTCACAGGGTGATGTCTATTATCGGACACGTAAGTTTGAAGGGTATGGTAAACTTAGCCACCAATCAATCGATGAATTAGAAGTTGGAGCAAGTCAACGAACTGGTGTAGAAAAGGAATTGAAAGAAGATCCTTTGGATTTTGCTTTATGGAAAGGGGCAAAAGAAGGAGAAATTTCTTGGGATTCACCGTGGGGAGCGGGACGTCCAGGCTGGCATATCGAGTGCTCGGTCATGGCAACGAAACATTTAGGTGATACAATTGATATTCATGGGGGCGGTCAAGATTTAGAGTTTCCTCACCACGAAAATGAAATTGCCCAAAGTGAAGCAAAAACTGGTCAAAAATTCGCCAATTATTGGATGCATAATGGTTTTGTTACGATTGGTGAAGACGATGAAAAAATGAGTAAATCTTTGGGGAACTTTGTTACAGTTCACGAACTAGTCAAACAAGTTGATCCTCAAGTGTTGCGTTTCTTTATGGCAACGACTCAATATCGTCGCCCGATTCGCTATAGTGAAACCACGATGAAAGAGGCTGGCGTCAATTTACAAAAATTAAAAAATGCCTTTGAGAACTTGTCCTTTAGAAAAGCGGATGCTGCTATTCAAATGGATGAAGATAGTCAGAAATTACAAGAACTAGCAGATTTAGAAACACGTTTCACGACTGAAATGGATGATGATTTTAATGCGGCAAATGGGATCACTGTTGTTTACGAATTGGCTAAGTGGCTGAATCAGTACAGTGAGCAAGAAACCGTTTCTACGATCGTTACAGAAAAAGCACTAGAACAATTCTCGCAATGGTTAAGTATTTTCGGTATTTTCTTCTTATCAGAAGAATTGTTGGATGACGATATAGACCAATTGATTGAAGAACGCAATCAAGCGCGTAAGAATCGCGATTTTGCCCGCAGTGATGAGATTCGTGATCTATTAAAAGATAAAGGAATAACCCTGGAAGATACAGCCCAAGGAACTAGATGGAGAAGAAGTGAATGA